One genomic region from Drosophila subpulchrella strain 33 F10 #4 breed RU33 chromosome 2R, RU_Dsub_v1.1 Primary Assembly, whole genome shotgun sequence encodes:
- the LOC119548985 gene encoding unconventional prefoldin RPB5 interactor-like protein, with amino-acid sequence MDRREDALLQALDKNAGETERWQAFKSDNESTIRNLDLFAQKLSVEVMVPIGRKALMPGELIHTNELLVGHYEGYFSACSAHKAREICRHRLKLAEEQLKNLEVESDLWQNKLNTPLAEGAVPSGDQVEIVEDFNEESHSKWMTEHRERVRQQKQQERLKRQAEPPGSGEEVLRKLEEREMMEELGLDPDNVNEEQLQDLINEDQAPQEASKEKVTLTPEQEAELWKKLEAEEQNEAAELSPEAEESIKGTDDLVRRLMSGATEAPCAKKRIAGAKEPVEIEKPTSDDEDDEGDQEEEVQTIREQMALLPSEEREPFLRDQLQVLKAKMRKIQKVNFISDELIHLMNVVVMLEDDLQDMIFEQQMEASEEEEVDENIPPEEPIQEPEIVPEASINKRRISFALADEKLEFRREETVAEMLPNAKKNSRDVIKLDEPVKSPVTPRPIASKKERITNSDILQKVEKNIEFVKENQSVQDFDLLNRILEESTGRINTLHISFTHSDAVPSPKSDQDGAIPGNPGDFYEKYEKDLAQQNSTFPIYVNGFEGEEEVKVPIMSEASRGSAYEDPRSQFSKPTAAKEESTVPDPTTKSILRNKEAVELEPHIVNQQPKKGKKGRKQKKKERTLDDDLRDMSAYQKVMHDLVEKEPTQPEPLPKGKFIDSHAPKKRVSRFKEQRALNRT; translated from the exons atggACCGGCGAGAAGATGCTCTGCTACAg GCCCTCGATAAGAACGCCGGCGAAACGGAGCGCTGGCAGGCCTTCAAGAGCGATAATGAGAGCACCATCCGGAATCTGGACCTGTTCGCCCAGAAGCTCAGCGTGGAGGTTATGGTGCCCATTGGCCGAAAGGCTCTGATGCCCGGCGAGCTGATCCACACCAACGAGCTGCTGGTGGGCCACTACGAGGGCTACTTCTCCGCCTGCTCTGCCCACAAGGCCAGGGAGATCTGCCGGCACCGCCTGAAACTGGCCGAGGAGCAGCTAAAGAATCTGGAAGTCGAGTCCGATCTCTGGCA AAACAAACTCAATACTCCACTGGCGGAGGGAGCGGTGCCCAGTGGGGATCAGGTGGAAATCGTAGAGGATTTCAACGAGGAGTCGCACAGCAAGTGGATGACGGAGCACAGGGAGCGAGTGCGTCAGCAGAAGCAACAGGAGCGCCTCAAACGGCAGGCGGAACCTCCCGGAAGCGGTGAAGAAGTGCTGAGGAAGCTGGAAGAGCGTGAAATGATGGAGGAACTAGGCTTAGATCCCGATAATGTCAACGAAGAGCAACTCCAAGACCTGATCAATGAGGATCAAGCACCTCAGGAAGCTAGTAAAGAAAAGGTAACCCTCACGCCGGAGCAGGAGGCGGAGCTGTGGAAGAAGTTGGAAGCTGAGGAGCAGAACGAGGCTGCAGAGCTCAGTCCAGAAGCTGAGGAAAGCATAAAGGGCACGGATGACCTTGTGCGTCGGCTAATGTCCGGAGCCACAGAAGCTCCTTGTGCCAAAAAACGTATTGCAGGAGCCAAAGAGCCTGTGGAGATTGAGAAACCCACCTCAGACGACGAGGATGATGAGGGTGACCAGGAAGAGGAGGTGCAAACCATAAGGGAACAAATGGCCCTACTGCCCAGCGAAGAGCGTGAGCCCTTCCTCAGAGATCAACTACAAGTACTCAAAGCAAAGATGAGGAAAATACAAAAGGTGAACTTTATCAGCGACGAGCTGATTCACTTGATGAACGTGGTGGTCATGCTGGAGGACGACCTGCAGGACATGATATTCGAGCAGCAAATGGAGGCTAGCGAGGAAGAGGAGGTCGATGAAAACATACCGCCAGAGGAGCCCATTCAAGAACCTGAAATAGTACCTGAAGCCAGCATAAACAAACGACGCATATCCTTCGCCCTGGCCGATGAGAAGCTGGAGTTTAGAAGGGAGGAAACGGTGGCCGAAATGCTGCCCAATGCGAAAAAGAACTCCAGGGATGTTATAAAGCTGGATGAACCAGTCAAATCCCCAGTGACTCCCCGACCAATTGCCAGTAAGAAAGAGCGGATAACAAACTCTGATATCCTGcaaaaagttgaaaaaaacATCGAGTTCGTCAAGGAGAACCAGAGTGTCCAGGACTTTGACTTGCTTAATCGAATTTTGGAAGAGTCCACTGGACGTATTAACACTTTACACATTAGTTTCACACATTCCGACGCAGTGCCTTCTCCCAAAAGTGATCAAGACGGTGCCATACCTGGAAACCCAGGAGATTTCTATGAGAAATATGAAAAGGACCTGGCGCAGCAGAATAGTACGTTTCCCATTTATGTAAATGGCTTTGAGGGCGAAGAGGAGGTTAAGGTACCCATAATGAGCGAAGCTTCGCGTGGATCAGCCTATGAAGATCCTAGAAGCCAG TTCTCCAAGCCAACTGCTGCTAAGGAAGAATCAACTGTGCCCGATCCAACAACCAAGTCAATTCTGCGGAACAAAGAGGCGGTGGAGCTGGAGCCGCACATTGTCAACCAACAGCCAAAGAAAGGCAAGAAGGGTAGGAAACAGAAGAAGAAGGAGCGCACCCTGGACGACGATCTGCGCGATATGAGTGCCTACCAGAAGGTCATGCACGATCTCGTGGAGAAGGAGCCCACACAACCGGAGCCCCTGCCGAAGGGCAAATTCATTGACTCGCATGCTCCCAAGAAGCGGGTTAGCCGCTTCAAGGAGCAGCGGGCCCTCAACAGAACGTAG
- the LOC119548984 gene encoding RNA polymerase II subunit A C-terminal domain phosphatase, whose product MQNIADEEGATPSRAPGGVAKDGDDGGGGSRSGGGGGNNTNNNAGGIIVLRAALGENETSAVINKWRVREGQFVSAAQILFLYTPVGPDGKPGGGSGKADSSIQKYKSQRAGVVKKRLRKDGELLSKGDAILVLSECIHTTVIKDMCADCGADLRQNENGQTSEASVPMVHTMPDLKVTQKLAQKLGHDDTRRLLADRKLVLLVDLDQTVIHTTNDTVPDNIKGIYHFQLYGPHSPWYHTRLRPGTAEFLERMSQLYELHICTFGARNYAHMIAQLLDPEGKFFSHRILSRDECFNATSKTDNLKALFPNGDSMVCIIDDREDVWNMASNLIQVKPYHFFQHTGDINAPPGLSKHELDGEGVDFKEITEKKEDKDKTESSSEVKPEDPDKGDNTVSSTSKDDEGNEESVDVFELESDAKDPEISDSSIPAEAPKEPPSDKLNGKTVSEEIMVVDDSSSGSPDAEKAASDGEDVVVIDDNSKESTKAEVVEVTPAEKNEVVPSSTTSPEEKSPTNDEDVATTSKSTPNLRVPLDGQKQIEIEDPDDYLLYLEVILRNIHKRFYAIYDETTEIPDLKVIVPKIRCEVLRGKNLVFSGLVPTQMKLEQSRAYFIAKSLGADVQPNIGKGITHLVAVNAGTYKVNAAKKEATIKVVNANWLWTCAERWEHVEEKLFPLDRKVRNKGRQPPAHCHSPEHVVNYSERSEISPSSSKQQEEQSGNFRETLNPLLVFTNADIESMNKDYETFFESDSSSDEGPVNFENPPMDKKLLKRKREDDNSNRAHDFFTRSEDVMIGAPNVMEFDISSNEEGDDNNEKEDDDDEMPSAKFRRGEDLPSDLEIGSDSNSEKDPEDEDDGEWNMMGAALEREFLGLEDFDI is encoded by the exons ATGCAGAACATAGCGGACGAGGAGGGCGCGACGCCCAGTCGCGCgccagggggcgtggccaaaGACGGAGACGATGGGGGAGGAGGAAGTAGAAGCGGAGGTGGTGGTggcaacaacacaaacaacaacgcTGGCGGCATCATTGTTTTGAGAGCTGCGCTGGGAGAGAACGAGACGAGCGCGGTAATCAATAAATGGCGGGTTCGCGAGGGACAGTTCGTGTCGGCGGCCCAAATCCTGTTTCTCTACACGCCGGTGGGCCCGGATGGGAAACCAGGTGGCGGATCTGGAAAAGCTGACTCCTCCATCCAAAAGTACAAGTCCCAGCGAGCCGGGGTGGTAAAGAAGCGGCTCCGCAAGGACGGGGAGCTGCTCTCCAAGGG GGATGCCATTCTGGTGTTGTCCGAGTGCATACACACCACGGTAATCAAGGACATGTGCGCGGACTGCGGTGCCGACTTGCGTCAGAATGAGAAT GGACAAACATCGGAGGCCTCGGTGCCCATGGTGCACACCATGCCTGATCTTAAGGTTACCCAGAAGCTGGCCCAGAAACTCGGACACGACGACACGCGACGCCTGCTGGCCGACCGGAAGTTGGTGCTGCTCGTCGATCTCGACCAGACAGTGATCCACACCACCAACGACACGGTGCCGGACAACATAAAGGGCATCTACCACTTCCAGCTATACGGCCCACATTCCCCGTGGTATCACACGCGCCTGCGCCCCGGCACTGCCGAGTTCCTGGAGCGCATGTCCCAGCTGTACGAGCTGCACATATGCACCTTTGGGGCGCGCAACTATGCGCACATGATTGCCCAGCTTCTGGACCCCGAGGGCAAGTTCTTCTCGCACAGGATACTGTCCAGAGATGAGTGCTTCAATGCCACCAGCAAGACGGACAACTTGAA AGCTCTCTTTCCGAATGGCGATTCCATGGTGTGCATCATCGACGATCGGGAGGATGTGTGGAATATGGCCTCTAACTTAATCCAAGTTAAGCCCTATCACTTCTTTCAGCACACGGGTGACATTAATGCCCCACCGGGTTTGTCTAAGCATGAACTGGATGGCGAAGGCGTTGATTTCAAAG AGATTACCGAGAAGAAGGAGGACAAAGACAAGACGGAGTCCAGCAGCGAAGTGAAACCAGAAGACCCTGATAAGGGCGACAACACAGTCTCAAGCACAAGTAAAGACGATGAGGGGAATGAGGAATCAGTTGACGTATTCGAACTGGAGAGTGACGCCAAGGATCCCGAGATTTCCGATTCCTCGATACCCGCAGAGGCACCCAAGGAGCCGCCGAGTGACAAATTAAATGGCAAGACTGTCTCAGAGGAAATCATGGTCGTAGACGATAGTTCATCTGGCTCACCAGATGCTGAGAAAGCGGCCAGCGATGGCGAGGACGTAGTTGTTATTGATGATAATTCCAAGGAGAGCACAAAAGCCGAGGTGGTGGAAGTCACACCGGCAGAAAAGAACGAGGTTGTGCCTTCATCCACTACTTCGCCGGAGGAGAAAAGTCCGACAAACGATGAGGACGTGGCCACCACGTCAAAAAGCACACCCAACCTTCGAGTGCCGCTCGATGGGCAGAAACAGATAGAGATTGAGGACCCCGACGATTACCTGCTTTATCTGGAGGTCATACTGCGCAACATTCACAAGCGATTCTATGCCATCTACGACGAGACCACAGAGATACCCGATCTAAAGGTCATCGTGCCGAAGATTCGGTGTGAAGTGCTGCGCGGCAAGAACCTGGTGTTCTCCGGCCTGGTGCCCACGCAGATGAAGCTGGAGCAATCACGGGCATACTTCATTGCCAAGAGTCTGGGCGCAGATGTGCAGCCAAACATTGGCAAGGGGATCACGCATCTGGTGGCGGTCAATGCGGGCACCTACAAGGTAAATGCGGCCAAGAAGGAGGCCACCATTAAGGTAGTCAATGCAAACTGGTTGTGGACCTGCGCCGAGCGCTGGGAGCATGTGGAGGAGAAGCTCTTCCCATTGGACCGAAAGGTGCGCAACAAAGGCCGCCAGCCACCCGCCCATTGCCACAGTCCCGAGCACGTGGTCAACTACAGCGAGCGATCAGAGATCTCACCGTCGAGCAGCAAGCAGCAGGAGGAGCAGAGCGGCAACTTCCGCGAAACACTCAATCCGCTGCTGGTCTTCACCAACGCGGACATCGAGTCGATGAACAAGGACTACGAGACATTCTTCGAGTCGGACTCGTCGAGTGACGAGGGGCCCGTTAACTTTG AAAACCCACCAATGGACAAGAAGCTGCTTAAGAGAAAGCGCGAAGATGATAATTCCAATAGAGCCCACGACTTCTTCACGCGCAGCGAGGACGTGATGATCGGAGCGCCGAACGTCATGGAGTTTGACATAAGCTCAAACGAAGAGGGTGATGACAATAATGAGAAGGAGGATGATGACGATGAGATGCCCAGCGCGAAGTTTCGACGAG GGGAGGATCTGCCTTCCGACCTGGAGATTGGCTCCGACTCGAACAGCGAGAAAGACCCggaggacgaggacgacgGCGAATGGAACATGATGGGCGCCGCCCTGGAGAGAGAGTTTCTCGGCCTGGAAGACTTTGACATTTAG
- the LOC119548986 gene encoding peptidylprolyl isomerase domain and WD repeat-containing protein 1 isoform X2: MSDTPKDDLKRSAPEEEEEPQAEEAPEEDAWIGPMPSEQSAPVPAKKKKVLPYEHIYLENLPNAESYERSYMHRDVITHLVCAKTDFVVTASLDGHIKFWKKGELGIEFVKHFRSHLVPIKSLTTNDSGTLLCSAATDQTAKVFDVVNFDMINIIRLGYTPQCSEWINGPGDAVQGLAITDSESSRIHIYDGQGGGEVLHTLEKLHSAPVVAMCLNVAMETVISVDRNGILEYWQNSKHDYKFPQRLVNFDSKLDTSLFEFAKQKTQVTGLACTPDGKRFAAISTDRKVRVFQFNTGKLIRVFDEALSTYTQMQQTQHALPNMEFGRRMAAERDLEKTAQNTTLNILFDSTGNFLLYPTMLGIKVINVVTNRCVTILGKTDNIRPLQVALFQGRIKRQKAAITMEQEASENPALQNILNDPTAFCTAYKKNRFYLFSRRLPSDLQDVDRDIFNEKPSKEDIIAVPEATVVQRIYENVVLHTTKGDVHIKLFFKEVPKTVENFCVHAKNGYYNGHIFHRVIKGFMVQTGDPTGTGTGGKSIWGSDFKDEFVPSLKHDRPYTVSMANAGPNTNGSQFFITVLPTPWLDNKHTVFGRVYRGMEVVLNICNSKANPKTDKPYDDIKIISIHLSN, translated from the exons ATGAGTGATACACCAAAGGATGATCTTAAGCGAAGTGCtccggaggaggaggaagaaCCTCAGGCGGAAGAGGCGCCCGAGGAGGACGCCTGGATAGGTCCCATGCCCTCAGAGCAGAGCGCACCTGTGCCGGCCAAGAAAAAGAAGG TCCTTCCCTACGAGCACATCTACCTGGAGAACCTGCCCAACGCCGAGAGCTACGAGAGGAGCTACATGCACCGCGATGTGATCACCCACTTGGTCTGCGCCAAGACGGATTTCGTGGTGACCGCCAGTCTGGATGGCCACATAAAGTTCTGGAAGAAGGGCGAGCTGGGCATAGAGTTTGTCAAGCACTTCCGCAGCCATCTAGTGCCCATCAAATCACTGACCACCAATGACAGCGGCACTCTGCTCTGCTCGGCGGCCACGGATCAGACAGCCAAGGTCTTCGATGTGGTTAACTTTGACATGATCAACATCATTCGCTTGGGCTACACGCCGCAGTGCAGTGAGTGGATCAATGGACCAGGTGATGCAGTGCAAGGATTGGCCAT TACGGACTCGGAGAGCAGTCGCATCCACATATATGACGGACAAGGAGGTGGAGAGGTCCTGCACACCCTGGAGAAGCTTCACTCTGCGCCTGTGGTGGCCATGTGCTTAAATGTGGCAATGGAGACAGTCATATCTGTGGATCGCAATGGCATTCTGGAGTACTGGCAGAACTCCAAGCACGACTACAAATTTCCCCAGCGCCTGGTCAACTTTGACTCCAAACTGGACACAA GCCTCTTTGAGTTTGCCAAGCAAAAGACCCAAGTCACCGGTTTGGCTTGCACGCCGGATGGCAAGCGCTTTGCCGCCATTTCCACAGATCGCAAGGTTCGCGTTTTTCAGTTCAACACGGGAAAGCTGATACGAGTATTCGATGAAGCGCTTTCAACATACACCCAAATGCAGCAGACGCAGCACGCCCTGCCCAACATGGAGTTTGGCAGGAG AATGGCGGCTGAGCGGGATCTGGAGAAGACGGCTCAAAACACTACCCTCAACATTCTATTCGATAGCACTGGCAACTTTTTACTGTACCCCACGATGCTGGGCATCAAGGTCATCAATGTGGTTACGAATCGCTGTGTAACTATTCTAGGAAAAACGGACAACATCCGACCCCTGCAAGTGGCCCTCTTCCAGGGAAGGATCAAACGACAAAAGGCTGCCATAACCATGGAGCAGGAGGCCAGCGAGAACCCAGCACTGCAGAATATTTTGAACGATCCAACAGCCTTTTGCACTGCCTACAA AAAAAACCGCTTCTACTTGTTCAGCCGAAGATTGCCCTCGGATCTGCAGGATGTCGACCGTGATATATTCAATGAGAAGCCTTCGAAGGAGGACATTATCGCGGTGCCGGAGGCCACAG TCGTGCAACGTATATACGAGAACGTGGTGCTCCACACCACGAAAGGTGATGTCCATATAAAGCTGTTCTTCAAGGAGGTTCCAAAAACGGTTGAGAACTTTTGCGTTCATGCAAAGAATGG GTACTATAATGGACACATCTTTCACCGCGTGATCAAGGGCTTCATGGTGCAGACTGGCGATCCCACGGGAACGGGCACAGGCGGAAAGTCCATTTGGGGAAGCGATTTCAAGGACGAGTTCGTGCCGAGTTTAAAGCACGATCGTCCTTATACGGTCAGCATGGCGAATGCGGGTCCAAATACGAATGGCAGCCAGTTCTTTATAACAGTTTTGCCTACg CCTTGGCTCGACAATAAGCACACGGTTTTCGGACGGGTCTACCGTGGCATGGAAGTGGTGCTCAACATTTGCAACTCAAAGGCGAATCCCAAGACGGACAAGCCCTACGATGAcattaaaattatatctatACACTTAAGTAATTAG
- the LOC119548986 gene encoding peptidylprolyl isomerase domain and WD repeat-containing protein 1 isoform X1 yields the protein MSDTPKDDLKRSAPEEEEEPQAEEAPEEDAWIGPMPSEQSAPVPAKKKKVLPYEHIYLENLPNAESYERSYMHRDVITHLVCAKTDFVVTASLDGHIKFWKKGELGIEFVKHFRSHLVPIKSLTTNDSGTLLCSAATDQTAKVFDVVNFDMINIIRLGYTPQCSEWINGPGDAVQGLAITDSESSRIHIYDGQGGGEVLHTLEKLHSAPVVAMCLNVAMETVISVDRNGILEYWQNSKHDYKFPQRLVNFDSKLDTSLFEFAKQKTQVTGLACTPDGKRFAAISTDRKVRVFQFNTGKLIRVFDEALSTYTQMQQTQHALPNMEFGRRMAAERDLEKTAQNTTLNILFDSTGNFLLYPTMLGIKVINVVTNRCVTILGKTDNIRPLQVALFQGRIKRQKAAITMEQEASENPALQNILNDPTAFCTAYKKNRFYLFSRRLPSDLQDVDRDIFNEKPSKEDIIAVPEATDEVVQRIYENVVLHTTKGDVHIKLFFKEVPKTVENFCVHAKNGYYNGHIFHRVIKGFMVQTGDPTGTGTGGKSIWGSDFKDEFVPSLKHDRPYTVSMANAGPNTNGSQFFITVLPTPWLDNKHTVFGRVYRGMEVVLNICNSKANPKTDKPYDDIKIISIHLSN from the exons ATGAGTGATACACCAAAGGATGATCTTAAGCGAAGTGCtccggaggaggaggaagaaCCTCAGGCGGAAGAGGCGCCCGAGGAGGACGCCTGGATAGGTCCCATGCCCTCAGAGCAGAGCGCACCTGTGCCGGCCAAGAAAAAGAAGG TCCTTCCCTACGAGCACATCTACCTGGAGAACCTGCCCAACGCCGAGAGCTACGAGAGGAGCTACATGCACCGCGATGTGATCACCCACTTGGTCTGCGCCAAGACGGATTTCGTGGTGACCGCCAGTCTGGATGGCCACATAAAGTTCTGGAAGAAGGGCGAGCTGGGCATAGAGTTTGTCAAGCACTTCCGCAGCCATCTAGTGCCCATCAAATCACTGACCACCAATGACAGCGGCACTCTGCTCTGCTCGGCGGCCACGGATCAGACAGCCAAGGTCTTCGATGTGGTTAACTTTGACATGATCAACATCATTCGCTTGGGCTACACGCCGCAGTGCAGTGAGTGGATCAATGGACCAGGTGATGCAGTGCAAGGATTGGCCAT TACGGACTCGGAGAGCAGTCGCATCCACATATATGACGGACAAGGAGGTGGAGAGGTCCTGCACACCCTGGAGAAGCTTCACTCTGCGCCTGTGGTGGCCATGTGCTTAAATGTGGCAATGGAGACAGTCATATCTGTGGATCGCAATGGCATTCTGGAGTACTGGCAGAACTCCAAGCACGACTACAAATTTCCCCAGCGCCTGGTCAACTTTGACTCCAAACTGGACACAA GCCTCTTTGAGTTTGCCAAGCAAAAGACCCAAGTCACCGGTTTGGCTTGCACGCCGGATGGCAAGCGCTTTGCCGCCATTTCCACAGATCGCAAGGTTCGCGTTTTTCAGTTCAACACGGGAAAGCTGATACGAGTATTCGATGAAGCGCTTTCAACATACACCCAAATGCAGCAGACGCAGCACGCCCTGCCCAACATGGAGTTTGGCAGGAG AATGGCGGCTGAGCGGGATCTGGAGAAGACGGCTCAAAACACTACCCTCAACATTCTATTCGATAGCACTGGCAACTTTTTACTGTACCCCACGATGCTGGGCATCAAGGTCATCAATGTGGTTACGAATCGCTGTGTAACTATTCTAGGAAAAACGGACAACATCCGACCCCTGCAAGTGGCCCTCTTCCAGGGAAGGATCAAACGACAAAAGGCTGCCATAACCATGGAGCAGGAGGCCAGCGAGAACCCAGCACTGCAGAATATTTTGAACGATCCAACAGCCTTTTGCACTGCCTACAA AAAAAACCGCTTCTACTTGTTCAGCCGAAGATTGCCCTCGGATCTGCAGGATGTCGACCGTGATATATTCAATGAGAAGCCTTCGAAGGAGGACATTATCGCGGTGCCGGAGGCCACAG ACGAAG TCGTGCAACGTATATACGAGAACGTGGTGCTCCACACCACGAAAGGTGATGTCCATATAAAGCTGTTCTTCAAGGAGGTTCCAAAAACGGTTGAGAACTTTTGCGTTCATGCAAAGAATGG GTACTATAATGGACACATCTTTCACCGCGTGATCAAGGGCTTCATGGTGCAGACTGGCGATCCCACGGGAACGGGCACAGGCGGAAAGTCCATTTGGGGAAGCGATTTCAAGGACGAGTTCGTGCCGAGTTTAAAGCACGATCGTCCTTATACGGTCAGCATGGCGAATGCGGGTCCAAATACGAATGGCAGCCAGTTCTTTATAACAGTTTTGCCTACg CCTTGGCTCGACAATAAGCACACGGTTTTCGGACGGGTCTACCGTGGCATGGAAGTGGTGCTCAACATTTGCAACTCAAAGGCGAATCCCAAGACGGACAAGCCCTACGATGAcattaaaattatatctatACACTTAAGTAATTAG
- the LOC119548987 gene encoding steroidogenic acute regulatory protein-like, with protein sequence MSLMDPSDVRSTAQLILSNARQGNSAYNLQYDMSRAHSINLITEEFLAGYMSDGRMSVVRRFFCLFVTFDLVFVSLLWLICIVINGDNIFTAFHKQIVEYTVYKSLFDVVAIAICRFVVLIFFYAILYINHWSIIALSTSGSCLFLISKVFVFDWLDSKQQVFEVILIITSFILAWGEAWFLDCRVIPQERHAQHYFRTMTSNDRTPMDQPAILIEHERPPQSVTDFYSPMDTARHSDEEDEEDEEYNQMGLDCLRKAYEIIESSEWKVEKVTQKGDTIHSTQREKVGKIYKLTARIKYPAKALMEDLFYRIEDCPKWNPALLESKIVRKINSYTDITYQVSVGGGGGMVKSRDFVNLRSCRLFYNGKICDDDEAAQLSSDDGNSSLNRSCEGSVSTLSDGDSNTPLLPSSVSSCKASFPSSSKGATTPFDTLGNSLGAKSLGPIVNFEEEPPPLDQDEFVDAKDKVEGEAENMTKPNPPSVGKTKDKVWVTSAISVQYAGVPPSSKYTRGQNIVSGFAFREIVGKSDSCIVEWVLCLDLKGYIPRYVLDAALTSSMTDYITNLRKHVNELRHRGRGRAPRTH encoded by the exons ATGTCTCTAATGGATCCAAGTGATGTCCGCAGCACCGCCCAGCTCATATTATCCAATGCTCGACAGGGAAATAGCGCCTACAACTTGCAGTATGATATGA GCCGAGCACATTCCATTAACCTGATCACGGAGGAGTTTCTAGCCGGCTACATGTCCGATGGCAGGATGTCCGTGGTGCGACGATTCTTCTGCCTCTTCGTCACATTCGACTTGGTGTTCGTCTCCTTACTCTGGCTCATTTGCATTGTG ATCAACGGCGACAATATATTCACTGCCTTCCACAAACAGATCGTGGAGTACACCGTCTACAAGTCGCTGTTCGATGTCGTGGCCATCGCCATCTGCCGATTCGTGGTCCTCATATTCTTCTACGCCATACTGTACATCAATCACTGGTCCATTATAGCG CTCTCTACAAGTGGTTCTTGTTTGTTCCTCATCTCCAAGGTGTTTGTGTTCGAT TGGCTGGACTCCAAGCAACAAGTATTCGAAGTCATCCTAATAATAACCTCGTTTATACTGGCTTGGGGAGAAGCCTGGTTCCTGGACTGCAGGGTGATTCCCCAGGAACGTCATGCCCAACACTATTTCCGGA CAATGACCTCCAACGATCGAACCCCCATGGATCAGCCGGCCATTCTGATAGAGCACGAACGACCTCCGCAAAGTGTAACTGATTTTTATTCACCGATGGATACAGCTCGTCACTCCGACGAGGAGGACGAAGAG GATGAGGAGTACAACCAGATGGGCTTGGATTGCCTGCGAAAGGCCTATGAGATCATAGAGTCCAGCGAGTGGAAGGTGGAGAAGGTGACCCAAAAGGGCGACACCATACACAGCACGCAGCGGGAGAAAGTTGGAAAGATTTACAAGTTGACG GCCCGCATCAAGTACCCCGCAAAGGCGCTGATGGAAGACTTATTCTATCGCATTGAAGACTGTCCCAAGTGGAATCCTGCTCTTCTGGAGTCCAAAATAGTTCGA AAAATCAACTCCTACACCGATATTACCTATCAGGTATCCGTTGGCGGAGGAGGTGGCATGGTGAAAAGCCGTGACTTTGTGAACCTGCGCTCCTGTCGTCTCTTTTACAATGGCAAAATCTGCGATGACGATGAGGCGGCTCAGCTCAGCAGTGATGATGGCAACAGCAGCCTGAATCGCTCCTGCGAGGGCAGTGTTAGTACCCTTTCAGATGGGGACTCAAATACCCCACTGCTGCCCAGCAGCGTGTCCAGCTGCAAGGCGTCGTTTCCCAGCTCATCCAAGGGAGCCACAACTCCCTTCGACACtctgggcaacagcttgggcGCCAAGAGCTTGGGTCCCATTGTCAATTTTGAGGAAGAGCCACCGCCACTGGACCAGGACGAGTTCGTGGATGCCAAGGATAAGGTCGAGGGCGAGGCGGAGAACATGACAAAACCAAATCCACCTAGCGTGGGCAAGACCAAGGACAAAGTTTGGGTTACCTCGGCGATAAGTGTGCAATATGCAGGGGTTCCGCCCTCATCCAAGTATACAAG GGGTCAGAACATTGTCAGCGGGTTTGCCTTTCGTGAAATCGTTGGCAAATCGGATAGCTGCATTGTGGAATGGGTGCTGTGCTTGGACCTAAAAGGCTATATTccccgctatgtcctggatgCA GCCCTCACCTCCTCGATGACCGATTACATAACCAACCTGCGCAAGCATGTCAACGAACTGAGGCATCGGGGGCGTGGCCGAGCGCCCAGGACCCACTAG
- the LOC119548989 gene encoding neuropeptide SIFamide yields MALRFTLTLLLVTILVSAILLGFSEAAYRKPPFNGSIFGKRNSLDYDSAKMSAVCEVAMEACPMWFPQNESK; encoded by the exons ATGGCTCTGCGATTCACGCTCACTCTGCTCCTGGTCACGATCCTGGTTTCGGCCATACTTCTGGGCTTCAGTGAGGCTGCTTACAGGAAGCCTCCCTTCAACGGCAGCATCTTCGGCAAGCGCAACAGCCTGG ACTACGACAGCGCCAAGATGAGCGCCGTTTGCGAGGTGGCCATGGAGGCGTGTCCCATGTGGTTTCCCCAGAACGAGAGCAAATAG